The sequence GCATGCATTATCTGGTTTACAATGGTGGGTAGGATGGTGGTGGGGCTAAGATAATGTCAATTTTTAAAAAATGCAGCTAAACATCGCTGAAGCATCATACATCAGCGATGTTTAGTCGGAACTGCAATGTTTTAAGCAAAAACCAATTACACTGGAATTAAGATTTTTGTTGCTGAATAATGTTCCTGATCACGAATTCGGTGAGTGCGTTACGACCGGAAACACCTAGTTTTCCGGCAATTCTGTAGCGATGATTCTCGATTGTGCGGATAGACACGCCTAGTTCGTCAGCCATTTGCCTGGTACTTTTACCTTCAGCGATCATTTTAATGATCCTGTTTTCTGCCTTACCCAATCTGTGATACAAAGTTTGCTGAGCAGTGTTGGGATTGGCCAGAGAGACGGTGCTGGTTTCTTCAGGAGGTCTGACGTGGTTAAATTTGGCGAAGCGACCCAGGCGGGAGCGGATGCTGAGGAGCAGGTCCCGTTTCCTGAAGGGTCTGGCCAGGTAATCGTCGGCGCCGAGGTTCATGGCCATACGCATCTCCTGTCGGTTATCCCGCAAGCTGATGAATATGAGCGGGATGTGATCATAAGCCGGATCATTTCTGAGGGCCATAATAAAATGGTGGCCTCCGGTACCGCGTAAGTGGGCACCACAAATGATAAGGTCTGGTTGATGGTTCTGACAGATGATGATCCCTTCTTCCTCTGACGCGGCTGTGTATGTGTCATATGATTGTGATACAAGTAACTGCCGCGTTTGCCTTACAAATACCTGGTCTTCATCTACAAGTAATATTTTATAGACTGCAGTGTTCATTAGAAAAGTTGATATACAGGTATGAAAAATTTAACAGGCGAAACTTCAAAGGTTTGCCTGCTCATGCCTGGGTAAATAAATGGGGACAGAAACTGAGTCTTGATAGCGCATAACGCCCGAAAAAAACGGTGTAATCGTGTACATCTTTACTTGGTTAATATTAAGTTTTTACCTCCGGTGATATGCAGATAGAAACGGGCTTTTTTTAGCGCCTTTCGGATCTGCCTCCATCAGTTGATATAGTCAGGTTTCTTTCGAAAAAGATATGGGAGTGGTCTTTCTTCTGCGTAAATATGTATGAAATAACGGGTGTGACTTCAAGGAATACTATCGCATACCTGTAAAATAAGCGCTAGTACTCAAAAATAGATGTGCTGGTACTCATTTTAAACGACGGAAAAATGAAAAGCAATCCCGCTTCCAGCTTGATTTGCCAACTTTGACGGGCTATCAGATTAAACACACCAATATCCTTATAACCACTTACTGGCCTGGTTTACCATAGGTACGCCGGGCTTTAATTTATATGTAACCTTCCTCTTCTTCATGTTGCTATGGGAACACAGCTGTCATCTACTGTACAGAAATTGGACCATTTGCTTATAAACCAGTTCATTAACGAATAAGCGGGCCACAAATGCATTAGTAAATATACTAATTTTTAAAGTTCTCAGTAGATGATCTGTAATTATAAAAACATGTTAAAATAATATCATATTAAAAAGGAGCGTTCTTTTAAATTCTACCGGGCTTAAAAAAAGTTATCCACATTGTACGCATTTTCTAAGGAGGCAAATTATGTATAAACCCTATCTGAAAACCGAATCAAACTTACTCTTATGGCTATCTGAAAAACTATAGAGAAGAACATATTAAGATTTCCATAAATCCTTTGTGGAGAGTACATATGAGGCCAAAGGGGGAGAGTGAGTACTACTCATTAATTGGAAATGAAGACCTGATTTTTGGGTGGGAACTGCCAGGTATGAAGAGTGATTAAATTTGTAATAGTTTGATTTATAATAACCAAATGGTAGTATTTGTGGGGTATTAATTTTCTAAAAAATATTGTTTTATCAATAAATATAGATATTTTTATATTCGAATTAACTATATCCTTGACAATCGGGAATTTATAGTCACAAAACCATAACCAATGATAAACGCTGCATTATATCAGATCTGGACCGCTCTGAACGAGTTGCTGAGGGCGCCAACTTACCGCCTCAGACCTGTGCGGATACACTATATATATAATAAGGAGAGGGAGCAAAGTAGGTTCATGTAACTCAGCAAATCATTGGGACAAATATTCGAAACTTACCACTAGTTTATAGTAATCCTATGCCTATGCGCAAACATTACAATTCAGCTCGTTTTACCCTGCCATTTTTCAGGCAGCAGCGAGTAGGCCTGATTCACACTGGCGCCAAAAAAATCTCAGATTATTTTCTGGCCCTGATGCTGCTTATTGCAGGTCTGGCCTGGACTCCAGCCAGCGCTACGAATGTAGCTTCCCATAGCGGCCGCCCCACAGCAGGTACTGTTTCTACATGGATAACCGCCGCTGGTTCCCCAACTGGAGCAGATGACTCATATGCCAGTGGTGACAACATCACCTATTCTATTTATGTACAGAACAATGGTACTACCGCCCTCACGAATGTGACCATAGTAGATACCCTGCCTGCCAACACTTCATTTTATGGTGCCACCAGCAGTGTAACACCAGATGCTAATGGCAAGATTACCTGGACAATCGCCAGTATCGCAGCAGGTAGTTCCTCCTACGTAAATTTGACGGTGACTGTAGGTTCCAATCTGACAGGTGTCGCGTACATTAAAAATACTGCCTATGTAGATGCAGGAGATGGAAATGGTCTGTTGCCAACTCCAGGTACTATGGGTGGTACTTACACTACCTGGCCTGCACTCTCTACGCCTGTAGATAATGGGGCTAACTCTGTTTCATGGCTCAGTGTATCTCCTACCTCAACTGTTACTGCCGGCGACGTGCTTACTTATACTGTACACGTACGCAACAAGGGGTCTATAGACCTGAGTAATGTAGTTATCTATGCATATGTGCCTGCTTATACCACTTTCGTAGATGCAGACAATTCTGTTACTGCTGATGCGAATGGCCTGATTACCTGGACCATTGCAAGTCTGCCCGTAAATAGTGCAGATGTAACGAAAGCATATCGGGTAAAAGTTTCTACTGACCTCACCGGTGCCTCTGCCATTTCCAACACTGCTTATGTAGACAATGGCAATGGTAAAGGTAAGATTGCAACTTATCCAGCTGCAACAGGCGACGCCAGCAACCCGAATACTGCTTCCAACTCAAACGCCTCTACTTCCAATACCATTTCCAAATCATCCAGTTTCGATACATGGATGATCGTACTGAATGAAAATGCCAATACATACGTAAGCTCCGGTGATGTACTGACATATTATATATACACACGCAACACCGGTAGTGTAACTATCTCACAGGTACAGATCAACGTGGTTGTTCCATCAGGTACTACCTTTACACAAGGTTATGATGGTGCTACCCACCCAACGAATACTGAAACTCAAACGGTCTACTGGACAGTGAGTAACCTGGTGGCAGGTGCCATCAGTTATGTACGCTATACCGTAACTGCTGACGAAGATCTGACAGCGTATTCAGCGATTACAAGTACTGCAACTGTTAATAACGGTGATACTATCAAGAATACAATGAACTGTGACCCGAATGAAAGTGGTTGTGAAGGCAAAACAGTTACAAGTATAACTGTTCAGGGTGGTAAGCCGGGTCTGTTTGTAAGTAATGTGGTAACGCCAAACGGTGACGGTAAGAATGATTACTTCTACATCAGAAACCTTGATGAATATCCGGACTCCAAGCTGTATATCTTCAACCGCTGGGGTGCGCAGATTTATTACTCCAATAACTATCAGAACGACTGGAAAGGAACAGGTCTAGCAGAAGGAACTTATTTCTATAGAATTGAATTACACAATACCACCGGCGGTGTTGACACTTATACAACCTACAAGGGGTGGGTCATGATTATTAGATAATTGAATGAACTGTATTTCTAAAAGTGCAAATATGTACACAAGAAAAAATTGGTTTACTGTAGTATTATTACTTTGTCTGGGAGCAGGCGCCAAGGCACAACAAAGTGTTCAGTTCAGCCAGTATATCTTTAATGGCCTGTCCGTAAACCCTGCGTATGCCGGTTATAAAGATGTAATGTACCTGAATGCAACCTTCCGCGATCAGTGGACTGGATATCCTGGTGCACCTAAAACAGGTATGGTATCACTGGATGGTCCGCTGAAGCGCCCGAACAGAGATGCAAACGTTGGTTTGGGTGTGCAGGCCATGGTGGATAAACTGGGCCCACAGAGCGCTATCTCCATCTATGGATCTTATTCTTACCGTATCCGCCTGGATGATGAAGATACTAAACGTATCTGCTTTGGTATCGGTGTGGGTGCTACTCAGTATAGTCTGGATGGAACTACGCTCGAATACCTTGATTCCGGTGACCGTATCATCCCTGATGGTACTGCAAAGGAAACAACTCCTGATGCTCGTGTAGGTGTTTACTATTATTCTCCTACCTTTTATTTCGGTGTATCTGCACTGGACCTCTTTTCAAAATTTACCAGCAGTGGTTATAAATGGAGAGGATATACATATGAAAGTATTCGTAGAAGACAATCTGTTTACCTGACTGCAGGTTATATGTACAGCCTGTCGGAACAGGTTTCACTGAAACCTTCTGTGATGTTTAAGAGTGATTTCGCAGGTCCTGCAGGTTTAGATCTGAACCTGATGATGTACATCGATAATCTGCTTTGGATCGGTGGATCTTACAGAACTAACGTAGACGTATTTACAAACAAAGCGATTACCGCTGCTACAGCAGTGGAATCATCTAACGCAGCAAGTGCTATATTAGAGTACTACATTACGAGCAAATACCGTATCGGCTATTCCTATGATATGACTTTAAATAAATTGGCTGGCATGCAAAGCGGCAGCCATGAAATTTCAATCGGCATCCTATTTAATTCTAAGCAATACAGTACTTCCAATCCCCGGTATTTTTAATCTTAAGATCATCGAATTAATATGCTACGTTGTTACGCAATTTTATTATGTGCACTTTTAGTCGTCCCTGTCACACTATTTGGACAGGAATCTAAGAGTGTACGTGAATTGGCTGACGAGGCTTACGACAGGCAGGAATTTGCCACAGCCGGCTCCTTATATTCGAAACTGGCAAACAAGAACCGTAATAAGACTAACATCGAGTTGCTGCAAAAAATAGCAATGTGTTATCGCGAAGTTGGCTACTATGAAGAAGCTGCTAACTGGTTCAAAAAACTTGATGCCTTACCTAACTGTCCTAACGTTGCACATCTGGTTTATGGAGAGACACTAAAGAACCTGCAGAAATATGAGCAGGCAAAAGTACAGATAGCAAAATTTGTCACCACCAAGCCGGATAGCTTACGATTAAAAAATGTAATGAGCGCAGGATGTGATAGCGCCATTATGTGGAAAGCAGATCGTGTCGATATGGCGATGGAAGATATTAAAGAATTGAGTTCCTCCGGTTCCGACTACGTAAGTGGGGTAACCAGGCAGGGACTTTTGCTCGTATCAAACGGTTACCGGAAAATGGCAATTTCCAATGCTCCGGAAAAAACACCACAGATTGATACGCGCACAGGGCAACCCTATTTTAAAGCATACCTCTTTAAGCAGTATGCACAGGGTGTTGCTAATACATATGTAGAAGAGATATTACCAGAGCTACTGGGCAAGATACCTTATCACGTCGGCCCTGTATGTTTTAATCCAAGAGAAGATACTGTCTACGTAACACTGAACTCCTGGCAGCAGGATATTGCGAATAAAACAAAGCGTGGTCCTGTAAACGGTGAGCGTGTTATGGTCGTGTTCTGGTCTTATAAAACAGGTGACTCCTGGGCACCGCTGGAACCGCTGAAAGAAATCAATGCAGCAGGCTTTTCTTCTGGTCACGTAGCCCTGAGTCGTGATGGTCAGCTGATGTATTTCACTTCTGACAGAAAAGGTAGTGTGGGTGGAATGGATATCTGGTATAGTGAGAAACAAAAGAATGGTAAATGGGGCAAGCCTAAAAACTGTGGTCCTATTATCAATACACCGTTTGACGAAGCATTCCCTACTTTTAACGAAGCGGGTATGTTGTACTTCTCCAGTAAAGGACATCCGGGTATGGGTGGTTTCGATATTTACCGTGCAACCGGTACCAGTAGTAACTGGACCAAGCTGCAGAACCTGCGCTGGCCGTTTAACTCCGGTGGAGATGACCTGGGTTTCATCATGAAAGCGAATATGTATGAAGGCTACTTCGCCTCTAACCGTCCTGGTGGTGGTGGTAGCGATGATATCTATCGTTTCATGGATACTCACTTTGCTGAACGTTTTAATGGCGATGGTGGTATGGCGCCTTACCAGGCCCCACCTGTAACTAATGAACCAGCTCCGGTGGTGCTTGCAGCAGCAGAACCAGTGGTAAAGCCTGATGAGGTAAAGACAACAGAAACTAAAAAAGGTTCGTCTAAATCTGAAAAGGAAAAAGAGAAGGAAAAAGAAAAAGAGAAGGAAAAAGAGGAGAAATCTTCCAAACACCATAAAGGAGGGAAAACAGCACCAGTAGTACCAGTGCCTGTTCCTGTGCCAGCGGCACCAACGCCAGCACCTCCGGCACCTGCGCCTGCCAGGAAGGAAGAACCTGTGGTGACCAGTCCAATGCAACAGGTAACTGTTCCGTATACTGAACCAAGTGTAACACCTTCTGCACCGGCACCAGAACCGGCAGCACCAGTAAAGGAGCCTGCTCCGGAACCAGTGAAAAAAGCAGATCCGAAGAAGCCAGCTGCGAAGCAATCATCGCCTAAGCGTCCGGTTAGACCAGAGCCGAAAGCGACATTGCCAGAGCCGGTTGCAGAACCAGTCACACCAGTGGCAGAACCAGTGAAGGAACCTGCTCCTGAACCTAAGTCAGATTATTCAGAAGACCAGTTCAGCGAAATGGATAACGCCATCATCGATAAGATGGAAAAACTGATGTTCTTCTACGATTATAACAGTGCGATTCTGACTACTAAGTCAAGGGATATGCTGGATAGGGTAGCAGTGGTGTTGAACCAGTTCCCTAACTGGAAACTGAAGATCACCTCTTATACAGATAGCCGTGGTTCTGATGCTTATAATAAGGATCTGTCTGCAATGAGATGTTATGCGGTGATTGATTACCTGATTAAGAAAGGTGTGGCTAGCAGCAGGTTGTATTATGAAAACATTGGTAAAGATCCGAACGATCCTTGTAAAGGGGGAGTAAATTGTACGGAAGAACAGTATAAGTTTAGCAGACGTACCATGTTGAAAATATTACGTAAGAATTAAGATAGACATAAAGGAGAGAAATCCCGGTCGGCGCCCGCCGGCCGGGATTTTTTTTATCAGTCAACCGGTTTTTTTTATCAGGGAATTCCTGGCCGGCGACTGCCGGCCAGGAATTCCCTTTTCAGGTTTTGGCGGATGCCGAAGGCCGAAAGCATCCGCCAAAACCTGAATCTCCCTTTTTTTTAAAAAATAGAAATTCGCAATAGTACCATTTCCCGCATCACCCGACTCCTATATAGTGACTTCATAACCATATGCATTAAAAGAACATAACATATCAGACCAAGGTAGACCGCTTCACCTACCAAGCCTGATATCATTATTAATAAACAATTATTCTATTCTGTGAAACACTGGCTTTATTGCCGTCCTATTACAGCTCCCGAAAAACCTTGAAAACCCGGTTCTGTAATTACAATAAAGCATAACCGTCAGAGAGTCAGACGTGTGCCTATACCCGCTACTGCCATTTCAGCCTGGTGGAACCCTCCCACCAGACAGCCAGCAGGGTAGATAATGTGTGTGGCGCAGTCCTATCCATATCGTCTACAAAAATCCAGCGATAATGAAAGTAAACTTTACCTTTCGTAATGCATGGCTATGCACCTATGCAAGACATGCAATTCTTTTCCTTCTGCTAATAACCGGCCTCGGTAAAGCCAGGGCACAGGTAAGCCCTTCTGTAACCGCGACCACAGCAAACCACAAAAAACAGGTGATAGGCTATATCACCCAATGGGATGCCTGGAAAGAAGTATCGGGTATTGTTCCCAAAGGTGGCTACAACCAGCTGAACGTGGACTACTCCCAGTACACCATCCTCAACTTCTCCTTTTTTGGCGTAGCCAAAGATGGTTCCCTACACAGTGGTGACTTCCGAAACAAAAACATTTATCAGGTAGGTGCCGTTCAGGAACCAGCCGCTCTGATAAATGAGGATATTTACAGCAGCTGGGACCTGTACCTCCTCAAAGGAGAACTGGACGCTCCTCTTTACTATATCTCAGATGGCAGCTATGCCTACACACTGGGATACCGTAATTCAGGCAGTGGCTGGACTAATGTGAATACAGGTCTTTCCGGTAGTTTTCCGTTAAGCGTTCCTAAACAGGGTGGCGCACCAGGTCTGATCGACCTGTGTCACCAGAAAGGTATCAAATGTATGGCCTCTATCGGTGGCTGGAGTATGTGTAAGCACTATCCTTCTACTGCCGCTAACGCTACTATGCGTGCTAAATTTGTAGCTAATTGCGTGGACCTGATCAACATGGGTTTTGATGGTATCGACTTCGACTGGGAATATCCCAACGGACCTGGTATGAACATCGAAAACTACAGCCAGGCTGACTATGCGAACTTCGCTACCCTCGTAGAAGCTGTGAGAGCTGCTATCGGTTCAAGTAAACTGATCACTGCTGCTTTCTCCGCTGTTCCTTCCAAACTTTCAGGTTTTGACTGGACTCGCCTGAATAAATCCATGGACTACTTCAACCTGATGACCTATGACTATAATGGTGGCTGGTCAAACATTGCAGGACACAATGCTCCACTGTATGATTACCCAGGTGCTGAATATTCCGGGTTCTCTATCGACGCTACTGTAAAAGGTGTGAAAGCACTGGGTGTGAACATGTCTAAGGTGAACATCGGTGCGCCTTTCTATGGTCGTGGTGTAGTATGTACAAGTACTGCCGCGCTGAATGGTGCAACTACCAAACGTAGTGAAACCGTACAGCCGGATGGTCCTGTTTCTACCTGTGCCGACTATACCAACTGGGCATTGAACCTGTGGGATGGTACACCAAACTATAGCTACATCCTGCAGCAGACAGGCTCCGGTTCTGGCTGGACTGATCATTGGGACGATAATGCGAAGGTGCCTTACATGACAAAAGGCAACTACTTCCTGAGCTATGACAACGAAAAATCTATTGGTCTTAAAGCACAATACATCAATGACAATGGCCTGGCGGGTGTGATTGTATGGCAGGTATTCGGCGATATGCTGAACATGACCAGCAGCACGACTGCAAAAGGTAAACTGATTTATTGCCCTGCTACTACCTCTCCGCTGGTAAATAAGCTGAATGCTGTATTTGCAAATGGTACAGGTACTACCAACCAGTCACCAACCGT is a genomic window of Chitinophaga sp. LS1 containing:
- a CDS encoding OmpA family protein, whose translation is MLRCYAILLCALLVVPVTLFGQESKSVRELADEAYDRQEFATAGSLYSKLANKNRNKTNIELLQKIAMCYREVGYYEEAANWFKKLDALPNCPNVAHLVYGETLKNLQKYEQAKVQIAKFVTTKPDSLRLKNVMSAGCDSAIMWKADRVDMAMEDIKELSSSGSDYVSGVTRQGLLLVSNGYRKMAISNAPEKTPQIDTRTGQPYFKAYLFKQYAQGVANTYVEEILPELLGKIPYHVGPVCFNPREDTVYVTLNSWQQDIANKTKRGPVNGERVMVVFWSYKTGDSWAPLEPLKEINAAGFSSGHVALSRDGQLMYFTSDRKGSVGGMDIWYSEKQKNGKWGKPKNCGPIINTPFDEAFPTFNEAGMLYFSSKGHPGMGGFDIYRATGTSSNWTKLQNLRWPFNSGGDDLGFIMKANMYEGYFASNRPGGGGSDDIYRFMDTHFAERFNGDGGMAPYQAPPVTNEPAPVVLAAAEPVVKPDEVKTTETKKGSSKSEKEKEKEKEKEKEKEEKSSKHHKGGKTAPVVPVPVPVPAAPTPAPPAPAPARKEEPVVTSPMQQVTVPYTEPSVTPSAPAPEPAAPVKEPAPEPVKKADPKKPAAKQSSPKRPVRPEPKATLPEPVAEPVTPVAEPVKEPAPEPKSDYSEDQFSEMDNAIIDKMEKLMFFYDYNSAILTTKSRDMLDRVAVVLNQFPNWKLKITSYTDSRGSDAYNKDLSAMRCYAVIDYLIKKGVASSRLYYENIGKDPNDPCKGGVNCTEEQYKFSRRTMLKILRKN
- a CDS encoding type IX secretion system membrane protein PorP/SprF, translated to MYTRKNWFTVVLLLCLGAGAKAQQSVQFSQYIFNGLSVNPAYAGYKDVMYLNATFRDQWTGYPGAPKTGMVSLDGPLKRPNRDANVGLGVQAMVDKLGPQSAISIYGSYSYRIRLDDEDTKRICFGIGVGATQYSLDGTTLEYLDSGDRIIPDGTAKETTPDARVGVYYYSPTFYFGVSALDLFSKFTSSGYKWRGYTYESIRRRQSVYLTAGYMYSLSEQVSLKPSVMFKSDFAGPAGLDLNLMMYIDNLLWIGGSYRTNVDVFTNKAITAATAVESSNAASAILEYYITSKYRIGYSYDMTLNKLAGMQSGSHEISIGILFNSKQYSTSNPRYF
- a CDS encoding response regulator transcription factor encodes the protein MNTAVYKILLVDEDQVFVRQTRQLLVSQSYDTYTAASEEEGIIICQNHQPDLIICGAHLRGTGGHHFIMALRNDPAYDHIPLIFISLRDNRQEMRMAMNLGADDYLARPFRKRDLLLSIRSRLGRFAKFNHVRPPEETSTVSLANPNTAQQTLYHRLGKAENRIIKMIAEGKSTRQMADELGVSIRTIENHRYRIAGKLGVSGRNALTEFVIRNIIQQQKS
- a CDS encoding gliding motility-associated C-terminal domain-containing protein — translated: MRKHYNSARFTLPFFRQQRVGLIHTGAKKISDYFLALMLLIAGLAWTPASATNVASHSGRPTAGTVSTWITAAGSPTGADDSYASGDNITYSIYVQNNGTTALTNVTIVDTLPANTSFYGATSSVTPDANGKITWTIASIAAGSSSYVNLTVTVGSNLTGVAYIKNTAYVDAGDGNGLLPTPGTMGGTYTTWPALSTPVDNGANSVSWLSVSPTSTVTAGDVLTYTVHVRNKGSIDLSNVVIYAYVPAYTTFVDADNSVTADANGLITWTIASLPVNSADVTKAYRVKVSTDLTGASAISNTAYVDNGNGKGKIATYPAATGDASNPNTASNSNASTSNTISKSSSFDTWMIVLNENANTYVSSGDVLTYYIYTRNTGSVTISQVQINVVVPSGTTFTQGYDGATHPTNTETQTVYWTVSNLVAGAISYVRYTVTADEDLTAYSAITSTATVNNGDTIKNTMNCDPNESGCEGKTVTSITVQGGKPGLFVSNVVTPNGDGKNDYFYIRNLDEYPDSKLYIFNRWGAQIYYSNNYQNDWKGTGLAEGTYFYRIELHNTTGGVDTYTTYKGWVMIIR